The Vidua macroura isolate BioBank_ID:100142 chromosome 27, ASM2450914v1, whole genome shotgun sequence genome includes a window with the following:
- the TLK2 gene encoding serine/threonine-protein kinase tousled-like 2 isoform X2, which yields MMEELHSLDPRRQELLEARFTGVGVAKGPLNSESSNQSLCSVGSLSDKELETPEKKQNDQRNRKRKAEAYETSQGKGTPRGHKISDYFEFAGGSGPGTSPGRSVPPVARSSPQHSLSNPLPRRVEQPLYGVDGSAAKEPQEEHSALPTLMSVMLAKQRLENEQLAQRGGGLCFTFVSAQQGSPSSTGSGNTEHSCTSQKQISIQHKQSQSDLTMEKISALENSKNSDLEKKEGRIDDLLRANCDLRRQIDEQQKMLEKYKERLNRCVTMSKKLLIEKSKQEKMACRDKSMQDRLRLGHFTTVRHGASFTEQWTDGYAFQNLIKQQERINSQREEIERQRKMLAKRKPPAMGQTPPASTEQKQRKNKTNGAENETLTLAEYHEQEEIFKLRLGHLKKEEAEIQAELERLERVRNLHIRELKRIHNEDNSQFKDHPTLNDRYLLLHLLGRGGFSEVYKAFDLTEQRYVAVKIHQLNKNWRDEKKENYHKHACREYRIHKELDHPRIVKLYDYFSLDTDSFCTVLEYCEGNDLDFYLKQHKLMSEKEARSIIMQIVNALKYLNEIKPPIIHYDLKPGNILLVNGTACGEIKITDFGLSKIMDDDSYNSVDGMELTSQGAGTYWYLPPECFVVGKEPPKISNKVDVWSVGVIFYQCLYGRKPFGHNQSQQDILQENTILKATEVQFPPKPVVTPEAKAFIRRCLAYRKEDRIDVQQLACDPYLLPHIRKSVSTSSPAGAAIASTSGSSNNSSSN from the exons GGTCCGTTAAATAGTGAGTCTTCCAACCAGAGCTTGTGCAGCGTGGGATCTCTGAGTGATAAAGAATTGGAG ACTCCCgagaaaaagcagaatgacCAGCGGAAtaggaagagaaaagcagaagccTATGAGACCAGTCAAG GGAAAGGCACTCCTAGAGGACATAAAATTAGTGATTATTTTGAG TTTGCTGGGGGCAGTGGCCCAGGAACCAGTCCCGGTAGAAGCGTGCCACCCGTCGCCAGATCCTCTCCACAGCATTCCCTGTCCAACCCCTTGCCG CGGCGAGTGGAGCAGCCGCTGTATGGGGTAGACGGCAGCGCAGCCAAGGAGCCGCAGGAGGAACACTCTGCTCTGCCAACGCTGATGTCGGTGATGCTGGCGAAGCAGCGGCTAGAGAatgagcagctggcacagaggggAGGTGGCCTCTGTTTTACTTTTGTCTCG GCCCAGCAAGGCAGCCCATCTTCTACCGGATCAGGGAACACTGAGCATTCCTGCACCTCCCAAAAACAGATTTCCATCCAGCACAAACAGTCACAG TCTGACCTcacaatggaaaaaatatctgcACTAGAAAACAGTAAGAACTCTGACTTGGAGAAGAAGGAGGGGAGGATAGATGACTTATTAAGA GCCAACTGTGATTTGAGACGGCAGATAGACGAGCAGCAAAAGATGCTGGAGAAGTACAAGGAGCGGTTGAATCGATGTGTAACGATGAGCAAGAAGCTTCTTATAGAAAAG tcAAAGCAGGAGAAGATGGCATGCCGAGATAAGAGCATGCAGGATCGATTGAGGCTGGGGCACTTCACCACCGTGCGGCACGGCGCATCCTTCACCGAGCAGTGGACAGATGGTTATGCCTTCCAGAACCTCATCAA GCAACAGGAAAGGATAAATTCCCAGCGGGAAGAAATAGAAAGACAACGAAAAATGTTAGCAAAGCGGAAGCCACCTGCAATGGGCCAGACCCCTCCAGCAAGCACCGAGCAGAAGCAGCGCAAGAACAAGACCAATGGAGCAGAAAATGAAAC GTTAACATTAGCAGAATACCATGAACAGGAGGAAATCTTCAAACTCCGACTAGGTCATCTTAAAAAG GAAGAAGCTGagatccaggcagagctggaacgGCTAGAGAGGGTTAGAAATCTGCACATCAGGGAATTGAAAAGGATACACAATGAAGATAATTCACA ATTTAAAGACCATCCAACGCTAAATGATAGATATTTGTTGCTACATCTTCTGGGTAGAGGTGGCTTCAGTGAAGTATATAAG GCATTTGATTTAACAGAACAGAGATATGTAGCTGTGAAAATACACCAGTTAAATAAAAACTGGAGggatgagaagaaagaaaactatcACAA ACATGCATGTAGAGAGTACAGAATTCACAAAGAACTGGATCACCCTCGAATAGTTAAACTATACGACTACTTCTCACTGGATACTGACTC gttttgtaCAGTGTTAGAATACTGTGAGGGGAATGATCTGGACTTCTACCTGAAACAGCACAAGCTAATGTCGGAGAAAGAGGCACGATCCATTATTATGCAGATTGtgaatgctttaaaatacttaaatgaaATCAAACCTCCCATCATACACTATGACCTTAAACCAG GTAACATTCTTCTAGTCAATGGTACTGCATGTGGAGAGataaaaatcacagattttGGACTTTCTAAAATTATGGATGATGACAGCTACAACTCAGTTGATGGCATGGAGCTGACATCGCAGGGGGCTGGTACTTACTG GTATTTGCCACCAGAATGTTTTGTGGTTGGGAAAGAACCTCCAAAGATTTCAAATAAAGTTGATGTCTGGTCAGTGGGAGTCATCTTCTATCAGTGTCTATATGGCAGAAAG CCCTTCGGTCACAACCAGTCACAACAGGATATTTTGCAGGAGAACACAATTCTGAAAGCTACTGAGGTGCAGTTCCCTCCAAAGCCAGTAGTCACACCAGAAGCAAAG GCATTCATCAGGCGGTGTCTGGCCTATCGCAAGGAGGACCGGATAGATGTCCAGCAGCTGGCCTGTGACCCCTACTTGCTGCCTCACATCCGCAAATCTGTATCCACAAgcagcccagctggagctgcaatTGCATCAACCTCTGGATCATCCAATAACAGCTCTTCAAACTGA